A single window of Jiangella alkaliphila DNA harbors:
- a CDS encoding alpha/beta fold hydrolase — MPSAIANGVDLYYEAHGHGPVILGIHGSPSSAVLWEPAAVRLGALGTCVVYDRRGYGRSTAPEPFEATDLDDQVADAAALLDRLGAESAIVIGRSTGGLIALELAHSRPHRVDGLVLLEPALFTVDGDTRAWAAQLRAEVLAAAGDDPARAAEAVVRIALGDEAWDAMDAGVRDLLRAGGRAVLAEIRGRGLDLSAEPLELSDAELSGIEVPTLLVSAAGSPAPLRRVVPRLAARLPRASAAVVAGGHLIDPASPVVLEFVRPLTEP; from the coding sequence ATGCCGAGTGCGATCGCCAACGGCGTCGATCTGTACTACGAGGCACACGGACACGGTCCGGTCATCCTCGGCATCCACGGCAGCCCGAGTTCGGCCGTCCTCTGGGAGCCCGCCGCCGTCCGCCTGGGAGCGCTCGGCACCTGCGTCGTCTACGACCGCCGCGGCTACGGCCGCAGCACCGCGCCGGAGCCGTTCGAGGCGACCGACCTCGACGACCAGGTGGCCGACGCCGCCGCGCTGCTGGACCGCCTCGGCGCGGAGTCGGCGATCGTCATCGGCCGCAGCACCGGCGGGCTGATCGCGCTGGAGCTGGCGCACTCGCGGCCGCATCGGGTCGACGGTCTGGTGCTGCTCGAGCCCGCGCTGTTCACCGTCGACGGCGACACTCGCGCGTGGGCGGCGCAGCTGCGCGCGGAGGTCCTCGCGGCCGCCGGCGACGACCCGGCTCGAGCCGCCGAGGCCGTCGTCCGCATCGCGCTCGGCGACGAGGCCTGGGACGCGATGGACGCCGGCGTCCGGGACCTGCTGCGCGCCGGCGGCCGCGCCGTCCTGGCCGAGATCCGCGGCCGAGGCCTCGACCTCAGCGCGGAGCCGCTCGAGTTGAGCGACGCCGAGCTGTCCGGCATCGAGGTCCCGACGCTGCTGGTGTCGGCGGCGGGGTCACCGGCCCCGCTGCGCCGCGTGGTGCCGCGGCTGGCCGCCCGGCTGCCCCGCGCGTCCGCCGCCGTCGTCGCGGGCGGCCACCTCATCGATCCCGCGTCCCCCGTCGTGCTGGAGTTCGTCCGCCCGCTGACCGAACCCTAA
- a CDS encoding EamA family transporter has protein sequence MSRQNPARGVAYVILAAVFFSVNASMSKVALEAGVEPSVLAALRSTGAAVVLLVAVAAIAPGRLRIGLRELPFLVALGVAGGALVQWLYFMAIDRLPVGIALLLEFTAPAMVALFSWSVLRQRIRRQTWLGIGVALIGLALVAQVWTDIGLDAVGVLAGFGAAACLASYYLVGSRLSGDRDSLSLTFWMFAFAALFWAVAQPWWTVDLAPLGRETSLLGAFDSVSVPAWSTVLWIIVFGTVVAYGLNLAALRHISPTACGVIGMSEPVGSAVVAWVWLEQSLSAPQVVGGLVVLAGIALAETGGTAAASPPPDSPAEDDVDRVPLSPEAAAAPH, from the coding sequence ATGAGTCGTCAGAACCCGGCGCGCGGCGTCGCGTACGTCATCCTCGCGGCGGTGTTCTTCTCCGTCAACGCGTCGATGTCGAAGGTCGCGCTGGAGGCGGGGGTGGAGCCGTCGGTGCTGGCGGCGCTGCGATCGACCGGCGCGGCCGTGGTCCTGCTGGTCGCCGTCGCCGCGATCGCGCCCGGGCGGCTGCGGATCGGGCTGCGCGAGCTGCCGTTCCTGGTCGCACTCGGCGTCGCCGGCGGCGCGCTGGTGCAATGGCTGTACTTCATGGCGATCGACCGGCTGCCGGTGGGCATCGCGCTGCTGCTGGAGTTCACCGCGCCGGCCATGGTCGCGCTGTTCAGCTGGTCGGTGCTGCGGCAGCGGATCCGCCGCCAGACCTGGCTGGGGATCGGCGTCGCGCTGATCGGGCTCGCGCTGGTCGCCCAGGTGTGGACGGACATCGGGCTCGACGCCGTCGGCGTGCTGGCCGGGTTCGGCGCGGCCGCCTGCCTGGCCAGCTACTACCTGGTCGGCTCGCGGTTGTCCGGCGACCGCGACTCGCTGTCGCTGACGTTCTGGATGTTCGCGTTCGCGGCGCTGTTCTGGGCCGTCGCGCAGCCGTGGTGGACGGTCGACCTCGCGCCACTGGGCCGCGAGACGTCGCTGCTGGGCGCCTTCGACTCGGTGTCGGTGCCCGCGTGGTCGACGGTGCTGTGGATCATCGTGTTCGGGACGGTCGTGGCGTACGGCCTGAACCTCGCCGCGCTGCGGCACATCTCGCCGACCGCCTGCGGCGTCATCGGGATGTCCGAGCCGGTCGGCTCCGCGGTGGTCGCGTGGGTGTGGCTCGAGCAGAGCCTCAGCGCGCCCCAGGTGGTCGGCGGGCTGGTCGTGCTGGCCGGCATCGCGCTGGCCGAGACCGGCGGCACGGCGGCAGCGTCGCCGCCGCCGGACTCTCCCGCTGAGGACGACGTGGACCGCGTACCGCTGTCGCCCGAGGCCGCCGCCGCGCCGCATTGA
- a CDS encoding M64 family metallopeptidase has protein sequence MKKIVAALAPTALAAGLLTVPMAGVPSANEALPQWPEVGSARVVPLQETGSPNERLNLIVICDGYQADEIDRCEEDVDRNQAIQRGVEPFRTYRDYINVYLLQIVSPDSGVRRDPEEDASDEVKDRKNTPLRLWYSDGLTNPLARGITYGSALDPGGCPGHPTTGGGGPSYPLAPGILGDLRCSGNQQRAMYLNSYVAPVLGLQAGVFLPSGGASSGPQNVQTLAISNTFTYGGIGGRDATASGGSPQSPLISLHELGHSLGTMADEYPYSSRTEPGDPYNPVPNPEPPSFHHTRLTSAQMIANQVKWWRWLGEESLSGGIIRAADPDGHESGNTRGSDIWRPSSHSIMRWIGFHWDQPGLEHMVARITGQRDKGQMSLLSTPAGTVAGDGVLWLETTHPRFHDLQITWRSGGPAGPVIATGTRHLDLAGLGLAPGTTVHVEVRDPVGPDGNDWVRNPSTNNTATDSGFNGPRFVQTRSWTVGDASAAPDTVAPEFTGSTPDVRPVAGDEVVFVETTHAADRVFDVAWTVNGAAVAATGDGRALDLGALDLPAGTHELTATVTDPAAPGASDTVTWTVDNAMPTAPRTLSEPLTTMTSDDGHGIYFDGWDMLLTPSDDRTGYEGEPYIVGEFRLDGDGWFNYFGFPEEPMPVSPFEFRHSGTSVKALTYGNLGTGGLSKATFEQDYGPDDPNGPFVPGYGTHTVEHRAVDPAGNISTPDSYTATVLPGAEAACTRTITGVRAGALLVTSGVTCIEDATVAGTVTVRSGGSLVVKDSTVAGSLLADGAGEIQVIGSTLAGQVRITGTVNGVTAAGSSFRGSVALTGNGRVPGNASEQRYTQYGVAYGPILAGNSFAGRLSCSSSSAPVRDFGAANELRGVATGECSAL, from the coding sequence ATGAAGAAGATCGTCGCCGCGCTCGCGCCGACGGCACTGGCGGCAGGACTGTTGACGGTGCCCATGGCGGGCGTCCCGTCGGCGAACGAGGCTCTGCCGCAGTGGCCGGAGGTGGGCAGCGCGCGGGTCGTCCCGCTCCAGGAGACGGGGTCGCCGAACGAGCGCCTCAACCTGATCGTCATCTGCGACGGCTACCAGGCCGACGAGATCGACCGGTGCGAGGAGGACGTCGACCGCAACCAGGCCATCCAGCGGGGCGTGGAGCCGTTCCGCACCTACCGCGACTACATCAACGTCTACCTGCTGCAGATCGTGTCGCCCGACTCGGGCGTGCGGCGCGACCCGGAGGAGGACGCGTCCGACGAGGTCAAGGACCGCAAGAACACCCCGCTGCGGCTCTGGTACTCCGACGGGCTGACGAACCCGCTGGCGCGCGGCATCACGTACGGCTCGGCGCTGGACCCGGGCGGCTGTCCCGGCCACCCCACGACGGGCGGCGGCGGGCCGTCGTACCCGCTCGCTCCGGGCATCCTCGGCGACCTGCGCTGCAGCGGCAACCAGCAGCGGGCCATGTACCTGAACTCGTACGTCGCGCCCGTCCTGGGGCTGCAAGCGGGGGTCTTCCTGCCCTCTGGCGGCGCGAGCTCGGGCCCGCAGAACGTGCAGACGCTGGCCATCTCGAACACGTTCACCTACGGCGGCATCGGCGGCCGCGACGCGACGGCGTCCGGCGGCAGCCCGCAGTCGCCGCTGATCTCGCTGCACGAACTGGGTCACTCGCTGGGCACCATGGCCGACGAGTACCCGTACAGCAGCCGGACGGAGCCGGGCGATCCGTACAACCCGGTGCCGAACCCGGAGCCGCCGTCGTTCCACCACACCCGGCTGACGTCGGCGCAGATGATCGCGAACCAGGTCAAGTGGTGGCGCTGGCTCGGCGAGGAGAGCCTGTCCGGCGGCATCATCCGGGCGGCCGACCCCGACGGCCACGAGAGCGGCAACACCCGCGGCTCCGACATCTGGCGGCCCAGCTCGCACTCGATCATGCGCTGGATCGGCTTCCACTGGGACCAGCCCGGCCTGGAGCACATGGTCGCCCGCATCACCGGCCAGCGCGACAAGGGTCAGATGAGCCTGCTGAGCACGCCCGCCGGCACCGTCGCGGGCGACGGCGTCCTCTGGCTGGAGACCACGCACCCGCGGTTCCACGACCTGCAGATCACCTGGCGCAGCGGCGGGCCGGCCGGCCCGGTCATCGCGACCGGCACCCGCCACCTCGACCTCGCCGGCCTGGGCCTCGCTCCGGGCACCACGGTCCACGTCGAGGTCCGCGACCCCGTCGGCCCGGACGGCAACGACTGGGTGCGCAACCCGTCGACGAACAACACCGCGACCGACTCCGGCTTCAACGGCCCCCGGTTCGTGCAGACCCGGTCCTGGACGGTGGGCGACGCGTCGGCCGCCCCTGACACCGTGGCGCCGGAGTTCACCGGGTCGACCCCGGACGTCCGGCCGGTCGCCGGCGACGAGGTCGTCTTCGTCGAGACCACCCACGCGGCCGACCGCGTGTTCGACGTCGCGTGGACGGTGAACGGCGCCGCCGTGGCCGCCACGGGCGACGGCCGGGCGCTCGACCTCGGCGCGCTGGACCTGCCGGCCGGCACGCACGAGCTCACGGCGACGGTGACCGACCCGGCCGCGCCGGGCGCCTCCGACACCGTGACGTGGACCGTCGACAACGCCATGCCGACGGCGCCGCGGACACTGTCCGAGCCGCTGACCACGATGACGTCCGACGACGGGCACGGCATCTACTTCGACGGCTGGGACATGCTGCTCACGCCGTCGGACGACCGCACCGGTTACGAGGGCGAGCCGTACATCGTCGGCGAGTTCCGGCTCGACGGCGACGGCTGGTTCAACTACTTCGGCTTCCCGGAGGAGCCGATGCCGGTCTCGCCGTTCGAGTTCCGCCACTCGGGCACCAGCGTCAAGGCGCTGACGTACGGCAACCTCGGCACCGGCGGGCTGTCGAAGGCGACGTTCGAGCAGGACTACGGCCCGGACGACCCGAACGGCCCGTTCGTGCCCGGCTACGGCACCCACACCGTCGAGCACCGCGCGGTCGACCCGGCCGGCAACATCAGCACGCCCGACTCGTACACGGCGACCGTGCTGCCGGGCGCGGAAGCGGCCTGCACCCGGACCATCACCGGTGTCCGTGCCGGCGCCCTGCTGGTCACCAGCGGCGTCACCTGCATCGAGGACGCCACAGTGGCCGGCACGGTGACGGTGCGCTCCGGCGGGTCGCTGGTGGTCAAGGACAGCACCGTCGCCGGCAGCCTGCTGGCCGACGGCGCGGGCGAGATCCAGGTGATCGGATCGACGCTGGCCGGCCAGGTGCGCATCACCGGCACCGTCAACGGCGTCACCGCCGCCGGGTCGTCGTTCCGCGGCTCGGTCGCGCTGACCGGCAACGGGCGGGTCCCCGGCAACGCGTCGGAGCAGCGGTACACGCAATACGGCGTGGCGTACGGGCCGATCCTGGCGGGCAACTCGTTCGCCGGCCGGCTCAGCTGCTCCAGCAGCAGCGCGCCGGTGCGCGACTTCGGCGCGGCGAACGAGCTGCGTGGCGTCGCGACAGGGGAGTGCTCGGCCTTGTGA
- a CDS encoding mismatch-specific DNA-glycosylase, which yields MGFTRAELETFRDGTLPDLVGPGLRLLFVGINPGLMTVAVQTHFGRPGNRFYPALLRAGIIDRPIDVSGGTSASDEAYLTGRGLGITNLVDRATARADELSAAELAAGAAALADKVARLAPEVVAVLGITAYRTAFRRPRAMAGEQPGGLGGARLWVLPNPSGLNAHETPDSLAAAYRTAAVAAGVVPAIPPGEKALEEQTGR from the coding sequence GTGGGGTTCACCCGGGCGGAGCTGGAGACGTTCCGCGACGGCACACTGCCCGACCTCGTCGGGCCGGGCCTGCGGCTGCTGTTCGTGGGCATCAACCCCGGCCTGATGACCGTGGCGGTGCAGACGCACTTCGGCCGGCCGGGGAACCGGTTCTATCCGGCGTTGCTGCGGGCCGGCATCATCGACCGGCCGATCGACGTCTCAGGCGGGACGTCCGCCTCGGACGAGGCGTACCTGACCGGCCGCGGTCTGGGCATCACCAACCTCGTCGACCGGGCGACGGCGCGGGCGGACGAGCTGAGCGCCGCGGAGCTGGCGGCCGGGGCCGCCGCCCTGGCGGACAAGGTGGCCCGGCTGGCGCCGGAGGTCGTGGCGGTGCTCGGCATCACCGCGTACCGGACCGCGTTCCGGCGGCCGCGCGCCATGGCCGGCGAGCAGCCCGGCGGCCTCGGCGGCGCGCGGCTGTGGGTGCTGCCGAACCCGAGCGGGCTCAACGCACACGAGACCCCGGACAGCTTGGCCGCGGCCTACCGGACGGCGGCCGTGGCAGCCGGTGTCGTCCCTGCCATACCACCAGGTGAGAAAGCTCTTGAGGAGCAAACGGGTCGTTGA